The proteins below come from a single Burkholderiales bacterium genomic window:
- a CDS encoding enoyl-CoA hydratase/isomerase family protein: protein MSVLEIERKDGVMVLRINRPDRMGALNSELRVALADAWCEFRDSTELEVAIFTGTGRGFCAGEDMKESLERGTPGSSVKKDNPYDDMTLEKPVIVAVNGFAMGGGFMLVERADLRVAVRGAVFESSEAKRWLLGGYDHGVKGALPHAVATELAFAFRFNAERLHQVGFINRLVEPEELMPTAHEMARHLLTLPPAARVNTTVMMRAMRGHASDEQEEFAARLKEHGAKSDLMESRKAFAEKRPPNFKGWDKPEDRFNTPKMTRR, encoded by the coding sequence ATGAGCGTTCTCGAGATCGAGCGCAAGGACGGAGTCATGGTCCTGCGCATCAACCGCCCCGATCGTATGGGCGCCCTCAACAGCGAGCTGCGCGTCGCGCTGGCGGACGCCTGGTGCGAGTTCCGCGACAGCACCGAGCTCGAGGTGGCAATTTTTACCGGCACGGGGCGGGGGTTCTGCGCCGGCGAGGACATGAAGGAATCCCTCGAGCGCGGCACTCCGGGCAGTAGTGTGAAAAAAGACAACCCTTACGACGATATGACCCTCGAGAAACCGGTGATTGTTGCCGTTAACGGGTTTGCCATGGGCGGCGGCTTCATGCTCGTGGAACGCGCCGACCTTCGTGTCGCCGTCCGTGGCGCAGTTTTCGAGTCGTCCGAAGCCAAGCGCTGGCTGCTCGGGGGTTATGACCATGGTGTGAAGGGCGCGCTTCCGCACGCCGTCGCGACCGAGCTTGCGTTTGCGTTCCGCTTCAACGCGGAGCGCCTGCACCAGGTGGGATTCATCAACCGCCTCGTCGAACCCGAGGAGCTCATGCCGACGGCGCACGAGATGGCGCGACATTTGCTGACACTGCCGCCGGCCGCGCGCGTCAATACGACCGTCATGATGCGCGCGATGCGCGGCCACGCTTCGGATGAGCAGGAAGAATTTGCCGCCCGCCTGAAAGAACACGGGGCGAAGAGCGATCTCATGGAATCGCGCAAGGCTTTTGCCGAGAAGCGCCCGCCGAACTTCAAGGGCTGGGACAAACCGGAAGACCGGTTCAATACGCCGAAAATGACGCGACGATAG